The Faecalibacterium sp. I3-3-89 sequence CCAGCTCTCTGCTGCCGCAGATGAGGGCATTACCTATATTTGCATTCAGGTGAAGGAACACTCTCTGGGCGGCTTTACCGCTGAGGATGCCGTCATCTGCTGATAGAAAGAGCCGGAAATGTAAAACACCCTGCACAGAGATGTACAGGGTGTTTTGTGTTATGGTGATTCAACTTTTATCGCAATTTCCCAAAATAGCGCCGAGCAAGATGACATGGCTGCGCGGCTCTCTGGTCTTGCGATGGATAGAGCTTTCGGTCAGCCCGGATACTTGTGGACTTCCAGCAGCTCCTCGGCCCGCCTGACCTGTTCCGCCGTGGGCGGGACAGCGTCGGGCAGGGGATAGGGGATGCCGAGCTTCTGCCATTTGAAGAGGCCCAGCGTGTGGTAGGGCAGCACCTCCACCCGCTGCACCGTCCTGAGGGACGAGATGAACTCCGCAGTCCTCCGCAGGCCCTCCTCGTCGTCGGTCAGGCCGGGCACCAGCACATGGCGGATCCAGAGAGGGACACCGAGGTCGGAGATGTGGCGCGCCATCGCAAGGATGTTGGCGTTGTCTTTTCCGGTGAGCTGGCGGTGCTTCTCCGGGTCGATCTCCTTCAGGTCGAGGATGACGAGGCTGGTGGAGCGCATCAGCCGGTCAAAGTCGGCCAGATAGGCCGCATCGTCGGGGCGAAAGGGCTGACCGGCGGTGTCGAGGGCCGTGTGCACGCCCTTGGAGCGGGCCAGCTCGAAGAAGGCCGTCAGGAACTCCATCTGGCGCAGCGGCTCGCCGCCGCTGACCGTGATGCCGCCCTTCCTGCCCCAGTAGTTGCGGTAGCGCCACACCCGCTGGAAGAGCTGCTCCACCGTCCATTCCTCGCCGCCGTCCGCCCATGTCTCGGGGTTATGGCAGTATTTGCACCGCAGGGCACACCCCTGCAGAAAGACGACGAACCGGACGCCGGGGCCGTCCACGGAGCCGAAGGTCTCCAGCGAGTGGACGTACCCGACAGGGGAGTTACAGAGCTGCATGGCAGGTACGGGAGATGACGTCCATCTGCTGCTCGCGGGTCAGGTCGATGAACTTGACGGCGTAGCCGGAGACACGGATGGTGAAGTTGGCGTACTCCTCCTTCTCGGGGTGCTCCATTGCGTCGATGAGCTTCTCCCTGCCGAAGACGTTGACGTTCAGGTGGTGTGCACCCTGATCGAAGTAGCCGTCCATGACCTGCACCAGATTCTCGATCCGCTCGCCCTCGCTGTGGCCCAGAGCGTCGGGATTGATGGTCTGGGTGTTGGAGATGCCGTCCAGTGCCCAGTGGTAGGGCAGTTTTGCCACGGAGTTCAGAGAGGCCAGCAGGCCGTTCTGCTCTGCGCCGTAGCTGGGGTTCGCACCGGGTGCGAAGGGGGTGAAGGCGGCACGGCCATCGGGCAGAGCGCCGGTGTACTTGCCGTAGACCACGTTGGAGGTGATGGTCAGGATGGAGGTGGTGGCCTCGGAGTTGCGGTAGGTGTGGCGCTTCTTGATCATCTCGAGGAAGGTCTTCAGCAGCCAGACGCCGATCTCGTCGGCGCGGTCGTCATCGTTGCCGTACTTCGGGAAGTCGCCCTCGATCTCGAAGCCGGTAGCAAGGCCTGCCTCGTCGCGGACGACTTTGACCTTGGCGTACTTGATGGCGCTCAGGGAGTCGATGACGTGGGAGAAGCCGGCGATGCCGGTGGCGAAGGTGCGGCGGACGTCGGTGTCGATGAGGGCCATCTCAGCCTCTTCGTAGTAGTACTTGTCGTGCATATACTGGATGAGGTTCAGCACATTGACGTACAGGCCAGCCAGCCAGTCCAGCATCTGGACGTACTTGGGCAGAACCTCGTCGTAGTTCAGATACTCGCCGGTGATGGGGGCGTAGTTGGGGCCGCACTGCTCGTGGCTCTTCTCGTCCACGCCGCCGTTGATGGCGTAGAGCAGGCACTTGGCGAGGTTGGCGCGTGCGCCGAAGAACTGCATCTCCTTGCCGGTCTGGGTAGCAGACACGCAGCAGCAGATGGAGTAGTCGTCGCCCCAGACGGGCTTCATGACGTCGTCGTTCTCGTACTGGACCGAGCTGGTGTTGATGGACACCTTGGCGGCGTACTTCTTGAAGTTTTCGGGCAGGGCAGAGGAGTACAGAACGGTCAGGTTCGGCTCAGGTGCAGGACCCATGTTCTCGAGGGTGTGCAGGAAGCGGTAGCAGTTCTTCGTGACCATGCTGCGGCCGTCCATGCCGATGCCGCCCACTTCCAGAGTTGCCCAGACGGGGTCGCCGGAGAACAGCTGGTTGTAGCTGGGGATGCGGGCGAACTTGACCATACGGAATTTCATGACCATGTGGTCGATAAGCTCCTGAGCCTCGCTCTCGGTCAGGATGCCCTTGTCCAGATCGCGCTGGATATAGATGTCGAGGAAGGTGGAGATGCGGCCCACGCTCATGGCGGCGCCGTTCTGGGTCTTGATGGCGGCCAGATAGCCGAAGTAGAG is a genomic window containing:
- the pflA gene encoding pyruvate formate-lyase-activating protein, encoding MQLCNSPVGYVHSLETFGSVDGPGVRFVVFLQGCALRCKYCHNPETWADGGEEWTVEQLFQRVWRYRNYWGRKGGITVSGGEPLRQMEFLTAFFELARSKGVHTALDTAGQPFRPDDAAYLADFDRLMRSTSLVILDLKEIDPEKHRQLTGKDNANILAMARHISDLGVPLWIRHVLVPGLTDDEEGLRRTAEFISSLRTVQRVEVLPYHTLGLFKWQKLGIPYPLPDAVPPTAEQVRRAEELLEVHKYPG
- the pflB gene encoding formate C-acetyltransferase, with the protein product MINFEQWEGFEGRIWKEEVNVRDFIQKNYTPYNGDESFLADPTEATNKLWGALQKLQKAERAKGGVLDMETDVVSSLTAYGPGYIDESLKDLEQIVGLQTDKPLKRAFMPYGGIKMAEQACTTYGYQPSAELHKIFTDYTRTHNQAVFDAYTPEMKAARHTHIITGLPDTYGRGRIVGDYRRVALYGIDALIKFKQEDLANCGDGTMTDDVIRLREEIARQISALKGMKKMAEAYGYDISQPAKNAKEACQWLYFGYLAAIKTQNGAAMSVGRISTFLDIYIQRDLDKGILTESEAQELIDHMVMKFRMVKFARIPSYNQLFSGDPVWATLEVGGIGMDGRSMVTKNCYRFLHTLENMGPAPEPNLTVLYSSALPENFKKYAAKVSINTSSVQYENDDVMKPVWGDDYSICCCVSATQTGKEMQFFGARANLAKCLLYAINGGVDEKSHEQCGPNYAPITGEYLNYDEVLPKYVQMLDWLAGLYVNVLNLIQYMHDKYYYEEAEMALIDTDVRRTFATGIAGFSHVIDSLSAIKYAKVKVVRDEAGLATGFEIEGDFPKYGNDDDRADEIGVWLLKTFLEMIKKRHTYRNSEATTSILTITSNVVYGKYTGALPDGRAAFTPFAPGANPSYGAEQNGLLASLNSVAKLPYHWALDGISNTQTINPDALGHSEGERIENLVQVMDGYFDQGAHHLNVNVFGREKLIDAMEHPEKEEYANFTIRVSGYAVKFIDLTREQQMDVISRTCHAAL